A region of Anopheles merus strain MAF chromosome 2R, AmerM5.1, whole genome shotgun sequence DNA encodes the following proteins:
- the LOC121590724 gene encoding probable cytochrome P450 6a14 isoform X2 — MTVWLLLVVVVATLLYYYVWRRYRYWRDRGIAELDPSFPLGDMKGVGTTRGFIDMLDEAYGRVRGKSAAVGVYFLISPILIVADLDLAKQILVKDFHLFHDRGMYVNERDDPLSGHLFSIGGERWRYLRNKLSPTFTSGKIKSMFVTIREIGDELLASFDKYIDCGDPIDIKLLCQCFTCDVVGSCAFGLQCNSLKNGGSKLLEIGDKVFRASPMRMVYSVAIGIFPRLSRALRLPALPGDVSAFFRPLVQSTVEHRERNAIERPDFLNLLIQLKNKGTVEDEETEELQKLTLDEVAAQAFVFFFAGFETSSTTLSFALFELANNPDIQERVRAEVLEMLQLHDGKITYDALKEMTYLDQVINETLRLYTPVPHLFRVTNESYHLPSLNVTLEKGTMVLIPVHSYHHDPALFPEPYRFDPDRFTADAIKARHSHAFLPFGDGPRNCIGMRFGLLEVKFGLVQVLHKLRLTVNERTALPLRMSKRSGFPEAEGGIWLNAARL; from the exons ATGAcagtgtggttgttgttggtggtggtggtagcaaCGCTACTCTATTATTACGTATGGCGCCGCTACCGCTACTGGAGAGACAGAGGCATTGCCGAACTCGACCCATCCTTTCCGCTCGGCGACATGAAGGGTGTGGGAACGACGCGCGGCTTTATCGACATGCTCGATGAAGCGTACGGGCGAGTGCGGGGCAAATCGGCAGCAGTCGGGGTATACTTTCTCATCAGCCCGATACTGATCGTGGCCGATCTCGACCTCGCCAAGCAGATACTGGTGAAAGATTTTCACCTGTTCCACGATCGCGGCATGTACGTGAACGAGCGGGACGATCCCCTGTCCGGGCATCTGTTCTCGATCGGCGGCGAACGGTGGCGCTACCTGCGCAACAAGCTCAGCCCCACGTTCACGTCCGGCAAGATCAAATCAATGTTTGTTACGATACGTGAAATTGGAGACGAGCTGCTCGCTTCCTTCGACAAGTATATTGATTGCGGGGACCCGATCGATATCAAGTTACTGTGCCAGTGCTTTACCTGCGACGTGGTAGGCTCGTGCGCCTTTGGGCTGCAGTGCAACTCGCTCAAAAACGGAGGCTCCAAGCTGCTCGAGATCGGCGACAAGGTGTTCCGGGCAAGCCCAATGCGTATGGTGTACTCTGTGGCGATCGGGATCTTTCCGCGGCTTTCGCGAGCCCTCCGACTGCCCGCCCTGCCCGGTGATGTGTCGGCGTTCTTCAGACCACTGGTACAGTCCACGGTGGAGCATAGGGAGCGAAATGCGATCGAACGTCCCGATTTTCTCAATCTGCTGATACAGCTCAAAAACAAAGGTACGGTGGAGGACGAAGAAACAGAAGAACTGCAAAAGCTGACGCTCGACGAGGTGGCAGCGCAGGCGTTCGTGTTCTTCTTCGCCGGGTTCGAAACGTCCTCGACAACGCTCTCGTTCGCACTGTTCGAGTTGGCCAACAATCCCGACATTCAGGAGCGAGTGCGGGCGGAGGTGCTGGAAATGCTTCAGCTCCACGACGGCAAGATCACGTACGACGCACTGAAGGAGATGACGTACCTCGATCAGGTCATCAATG AAACGCTTCGCTTGTACACACCAGTTCCTCATCTGTTCCGAGTGACGAACGAGTCGTACCATCTGCCGTCGCTAAATGTTACGCTAGAGAAGGGCACGATGGTGCTGATACCGGTCCATTCGTACCATCACGATCCGGCCCTGTTTCCCGAACCGTACCGCTTCGATCCGGATCGGTTTACAGCGGACGCGATCAAGGCGCGCCACAGCCACGCGTTTCTGCCGTTCGGTGATGGGCCACGGAATTGCATCGGCATGCGGTTCGGGCTGCTGGAGGTGAAGTTTGGTTTGGTGCAGGTTCTACACAAGCTGCGCCTGACCGTTAACGAGCGTACCGCACTGCCACTGCGAATGTCTAAGCGATCGGGCTTCCCGGAGGCGGAAGGGGGCATCTGGTTAAATGCGGCGCGGTTGTGA
- the LOC121590724 gene encoding cytochrome P450 6a22-like isoform X1 produces MGYVSVVLFLVVPALTLLYIYLKQHYRHWANRNLPQLEASFPLGNMKGVGSEIHFNDVLNEAYAKGKAQSAPLVGLYFMLKPILIVTELDMVKRILVKDFSSFHDRGLYVNERDDPLSGHLFALDGERWRYLRNKLSPTFTSGKIKLMFNTICEIGDEFLATVNRFVERDEPLDVKLLSQCFTCDVVGSCAFGLQCNSLKNGGSKLLEIGDKVFKPPAWRNMLVFALISFKKLAKRLRLPVLPGEVTSFFMPLVTETVADRERNSIERPDFLNLLIQLKNKGTVEDETTEGLQKLTLDEVAAQAFVFFFAGFETSSTTLSFALFELANNPDIQQRVRTEVLEKLQLHDGKITYDALKEMTYLDQVINETLRMYPPVPQLIRVTTQPYQVEGANVTLEPDTMLMIPIYAIHHDASIYPDPERFDPDRFALAATHARHTHAFLPFGDGPRNCIGMRFGLLEVKFGIVQMVSKLRFTVSERMQMPLRMSKTASILEAEGGIWLNAAKL; encoded by the exons ATGGGTTACGTCAGTGTTGTGTTATTTCTGGTGGTCCCCGCGCTCACCCTGCTTTACATCTACTTGAAGCAGCACTACCGTCATTGGGCAAATCGGAACCTACCCCAGCTGGAAGCGTCCTTCCCGCTGGGCAACATGAAGGGCGTTGGGTCCGAGATTCACTTCAACGATGTGCTGAACGAAGCGTACGCCAAAGGTAAAGCACAGTCGGCCCCGCTCGTCGGGCTGTACTTTATGCTCAAGCCCATACTGATCGTAACCGAGCTGGACATGGTGAAGCGCATACTGGTGAAAGACTTTAGCAGCTTCCACGACCGTGGCCTGTACGTGAACGAGCGGGACGACCCCCTGTCCGGGCATCTGTTTGCGCTGGACGGTGAGCGGTGGCGCTACCTGCGCAACAAGCTCAGCCCCACGTTCACGTCCGGCAAGATTAAGCTGATGTTCAACACGATTTGCGAGATCGGTGACGAGTTTCTGGCCACGGTGAATCGGTTCGTCGAGCGGGATGAGCCGTTGGATGTGAAGCTGCTGTCACAGTGCTTCACCTGCGACGTGGTAGGCTCGTGCGCGTTCGGACTGCAGTGCAACTCGCTCAAAAACGGAGGCTCCAAGCTGCTCGAGATCGGCGACAAGGTGTTTAAACCTCCCGCGTGGCGAAATATGCTGGTGTTTGCGCTCATCTCGTTTAAGAAGCTGGCGAAACGATTGCGCCTACCCGTGCTACCGGGCGAGGTGACGTCATTCTTTATGCCGCTTGTCACCGAGACGGTGGCGGATCGGGAACGGAACTCGATCGAACGGCCCGATTTTCTCAATCTGCTGATACAGCTCAAGAACAAAGGTACGGTGGAGGACGAAACAACGGAGGGACTGCAAAAGCTGACGCTCGACGAGGTGGCAGCGCAGGCGTTCGTGTTCTTCTTCGCCGGGTTCGAAACGTCCTCGACAACGCTCTCGTTCGCACTGTTCGAGTTGGCCAACAATCCCGACATTCAGCAGCGAGTGCGGACGGAGGTGCTGGAAAAGCTTCAACTCCACGACGGCAAGATAACGTACGACGCACTGAAAGAGATGACGTACCTCGATCAGGTCATCAATG AGACACTTCGTATGTATCCGCCAGTTCCGCAGCTGATACGCGTCACCACTCAACCGTACCAGGTGGAGGGAGCGAACGTAACGCTCGAGCCCGACACGATGCTGATGATACCGATCTACGCGATACATCACGATGCCAGCATCTACCCCGACCCGGAACGCTTCGATCCGGATCGGTTTGCACTGGCCGCGACGCACGCAAGGCACACTCACGCGTTCCTGCCGTTCGGCGATGGGCCGCGGAATTGCATCGGCATGCGCTTTGGGCTGCTGGAGGTGAAGTTTGGCATCGTGCAGATGGTGAGCAAGCTGCGGTTCACCGTCAGCGAGCGTATGCAGATGCCGCTCCGGATGTCAAAAACGGCCTCCATACTGGAGGCGGAAGGAGGCATTTGGCTTAACGCAGCGAAACTGTAA
- the LOC121590720 gene encoding probable cytochrome P450 6a14 — protein MELINAVLAAFIFAVSIVYLFIRNKHNYWKDNGFPYAPNPHFLFGHAKGQAQTRHGADIHQELYRYFKQRGERYGGISQFIVPSVLVIDPELAKTILVKDFNVFHDHGVFTNAKDDPLTGHLFALEGQPWRLMRQKLTPTFTSGRMKQMFGTIWDVGLELEKCMEQSYNQPEVEMKDILGRFTTDVIGTCAFGIECNTLKTSDSEFRKYGNKAFELNTMIMMKTFLASSYPTLVRNLHMKVTYNDVERFFLDIVKETVEYREANNVKRNDFMNLMLQIKNKGKLDDSDDGSVGKGEVGMTQNELAAQAFVFFLAGFETSSTTQSFCLYELAKNPDIQERLREEINRAIAENGGEVTYDVVMNIKYLDNAIDETLRKYPPVESLTRVPSVDYLIPGTKHVIPKRTLVQIPAYAIQRDPDHYPDPERFNPDRFLPEEVKKRHPFTFIPFGEGPRICIGLRFGLMQTKVGLITLLRKFRFSPSARTPERVEYDPKMITIAPKAGNYLKVEKL, from the exons ATGGAGCTAATTAACGCGGTGCTGGCCGCGTTCATCTTCGCAGTGTCGATCGTGTATCTGTTCATACGCAATAAGCATAACTATTGGAAGGACAATGGGTTTCCGTACGCGCCGAATCCACACTTTCTGTTCGGGCATGCGAAGGGCCAGGCCCAGACACGGCACGGCGCCGACATCCATCAGGAGCTGTACCGATACTTCAAGCAGCGGGGCGAACGGTACGGCGGCATCAGCCAGTTTATCGTGCCCTCGGTGCTGGTGATCGACCCGGAGCTGGCGAAGACGATCCTGGTGAAGGATTTTAACGTGTTTCACGATCACGGCGTGTTTACCAATGCAAAGGACGACCCGCTCACGGGACATCTGTTCGCACTGGAGGGCCAACCGTGGCGGTTGATGCGCCAGAAGCTTACGCCGACGTTCACCTCGGGCCGGATGAAGCAAATGTTCGGCACCATCTGGGACGTGGGGCTTGAGCTGGAAAAGTGTATGGAGCAAAGCTACAACCAGCCGGAGGTGGAGATGAAGGATATTCTGGGCCGTTTTACGACCGATGTGATCGGGACGTGCGCGTTCGGCATCGAGTGCAACACGCTGAAGACGTCCGACTCGGAGTTCCGCAAGTACGGCAACAAGGCGTTCGAGTTGAATACGATGATCATGATGAAGACTTTCCTCGCGTCGTCCTACCCGACGCTGGTGCGCAATCTGCACATGAAGGTCACGTACAACGATGTGGAGCGGTTCTTCCTGGACATCGTGAAAGAAACGGTCGAATACCGGGAGGCGAACAACGTGAAGCGGAACGACTTCATGAACCTGATGCTGCAGATCAAGAACAAGGGCAAGCTGGACGATAGTGACGACGGTAGTGTGGGCAAGGGAGAGGTCGGCATGACACAGAACGAGCTGGCGGCCCAggcgtttgtgtttttcctgGCCGGTTTTGAGACGTCGTCCACCACACAAAGCTTCTGTCTGTACGAGCTGGCAAAGAACCCGGACATCCAGGAGCGGCTGAGAGAGGAAATTAATCGCGCTATTGCGGAGAACGGTGGAGAGGTGACGTACGACGTGGTCATGAACATAAAGTATTTGGACAATGCGATTGACG AAACCCTTCGGAAGTACCCACCGGTGGAATCGTTAACCCGTGTACCGTCTGTGGACTATCTCATCCCCGGCACGAAGCATGTGATCCCGAAGCGAACACTGGTGCAAATTCCAGCCTACGCGATTCAGCGCGATCCGGACCACTATCCCGACCCGGAACGGTTCAATCCTGATCGATTCCTACCGGAGGAGGTGAAAAAACGACACCCGTTCACGTTCATCCCATTCGGCGAGGGGCCACGCATCTGCATTGGGCTGCGGTTTGGCTTGATGCAAACCAAGGTGGGATTGATTACGCTGCTGAGAAAGTTCCGCTTCTCGCCGTCCGCACGTACGCCCGAACGGGTGGAATACGATCCGAAAATGATAACCATAGCGCCGAAAGCGGGCAACTACTTAAAGGTGGAAAAGTTGTAG
- the LOC121590724 gene encoding probable cytochrome P450 6a14 isoform X4, translating into MTVWLLLVVVVATLLYYYVWRRYRYWRDRGIAELDPSFPLGDMKGVGTTRGFIDMLDEAYGRVRGKSAAVGVYFLISPILIVADLDLAKQILVKDFHLFHDRGMYVNERDDPLSGHLFSIGGERWRYLRNKLSPTFTSGKIKSMFVTIREIGDELLASFDKYIDCGDPIDIKLLCQCFTCDVVGSCAFGLQCNSLKNGGSKLLEIGDKVFRASPMRMVYSVAIGIFPRLSRALRLPALPGDVSAFFRPLVQSTVEHRERNAIERPDFLNLLIQLKNKGTVEDEETEELQKLTLDEVAAQAFVFFFAGFETSSTTLSFALFELANNPDIQERVRAEVLEMLQLHDGKITYDALKEMTYLDQVINETLRMYPPVPQLIRVTTQPYQVEGANVTLEPDTMLMIPIYAIHHDASIYPDPERFDPDRFALAATHARHTHAFLPFGDGPRNCIGMRFGLLEVKFGIVQMVSKLRFTVSERMQMPLRMSKTASILEAEGGIWLNAAKL; encoded by the exons ATGAcagtgtggttgttgttggtggtggtggtagcaaCGCTACTCTATTATTACGTATGGCGCCGCTACCGCTACTGGAGAGACAGAGGCATTGCCGAACTCGACCCATCCTTTCCGCTCGGCGACATGAAGGGTGTGGGAACGACGCGCGGCTTTATCGACATGCTCGATGAAGCGTACGGGCGAGTGCGGGGCAAATCGGCAGCAGTCGGGGTATACTTTCTCATCAGCCCGATACTGATCGTGGCCGATCTCGACCTCGCCAAGCAGATACTGGTGAAAGATTTTCACCTGTTCCACGATCGCGGCATGTACGTGAACGAGCGGGACGATCCCCTGTCCGGGCATCTGTTCTCGATCGGCGGCGAACGGTGGCGCTACCTGCGCAACAAGCTCAGCCCCACGTTCACGTCCGGCAAGATCAAATCAATGTTTGTTACGATACGTGAAATTGGAGACGAGCTGCTCGCTTCCTTCGACAAGTATATTGATTGCGGGGACCCGATCGATATCAAGTTACTGTGCCAGTGCTTTACCTGCGACGTGGTAGGCTCGTGCGCCTTTGGGCTGCAGTGCAACTCGCTCAAAAACGGAGGCTCCAAGCTGCTCGAGATCGGCGACAAGGTGTTCCGGGCAAGCCCAATGCGTATGGTGTACTCTGTGGCGATCGGGATCTTTCCGCGGCTTTCGCGAGCCCTCCGACTGCCCGCCCTGCCCGGTGATGTGTCGGCGTTCTTCAGACCACTGGTACAGTCCACGGTGGAGCATAGGGAGCGAAATGCGATCGAACGTCCCGATTTTCTCAATCTGCTGATACAGCTCAAAAACAAAGGTACGGTGGAGGACGAAGAAACAGAAGAACTGCAAAAGCTGACGCTCGACGAGGTGGCAGCGCAGGCGTTCGTGTTCTTCTTCGCCGGGTTCGAAACGTCCTCGACAACGCTCTCGTTCGCACTGTTCGAGTTGGCCAACAATCCCGACATTCAGGAGCGAGTGCGGGCGGAGGTGCTGGAAATGCTTCAGCTCCACGACGGCAAGATCACGTACGACGCACTGAAGGAGATGACGTACCTCGATCAGGTCATCAATG AGACACTTCGTATGTATCCGCCAGTTCCGCAGCTGATACGCGTCACCACTCAACCGTACCAGGTGGAGGGAGCGAACGTAACGCTCGAGCCCGACACGATGCTGATGATACCGATCTACGCGATACATCACGATGCCAGCATCTACCCCGACCCGGAACGCTTCGATCCGGATCGGTTTGCACTGGCCGCGACGCACGCAAGGCACACTCACGCGTTCCTGCCGTTCGGCGATGGGCCGCGGAATTGCATCGGCATGCGCTTTGGGCTGCTGGAGGTGAAGTTTGGCATCGTGCAGATGGTGAGCAAGCTGCGGTTCACCGTCAGCGAGCGTATGCAGATGCCGCTCCGGATGTCAAAAACGGCCTCCATACTGGAGGCGGAAGGAGGCATTTGGCTTAACGCAGCGAAACTGTAA
- the LOC121590726 gene encoding probable cytochrome P450 6a13, translated as MPIVEFWIALGTTVLLTGAFGLCLILDKRRSLWVDRRFPSTGRTSVLYGDYGAAGRTEHRIYTTQRLYREFKSKQWPIGGALMYLTPCVIPTDPHLIEVLLSEEFVKNKKSSIAGSSIFRKRWSSFEDEHYNSLVNVATEESAKVVEMLCASKQPVDVKVIAELYAVRMIARCVFGKRCTEESHNFPITEKLASQPGGIVWDVFSTAFPGATFTATLRKLLDHFQKHPALLDELVSSFLTERTADVNFLQHLKLTEQRAKANERIEFGNTRALMLELVQNVFFVASGTIIACLFEMGHNGGIQKGLHETLKRSNPFAVDTLENVISETLRKYPPVGEISFVTGANTRLPSGELVVPKNTRVVVPIYALQRDAEHYPDPERFNPERSIFSSIEQSVLYRPLGVEPLPIGSSLGLLMVRVALSNILGKCAVRLTPESPATLKISPNQAMPYPSGRVELLISRAS; from the exons ATGCCGATCGTGGAGTTTTGGATCGCCCTCGGTACGACGGTACTGCTGACCGGCGCCTTTGGGTTGTGCCTGATCCTGGACAAACGGCGATCGCTTTGGGTGGATCGTCGCTTTCCCAGCACCGGACGAACCAGTGTACTGTACGGAGACTATGGAGCCGCTGGGCGTACCGAGCATCGTATATACACAACACAACGGCTGTATCGTGAGTTTAAGAGCAAACAATGGCCCATCGGTGGGGCGCTGATGTACCTGACGCCGTGTGTGATACCGACCGATCCGCATCTGATTGAGGTTTTGCTCAGCGAAGAGTTTGTGAAAAACAAGAAGAGCAGCATCGCTGGGAGTTCAATCTTCCGAAAACGGTGGAGTTCGTTCGAGGACGAGCACTACAACTCACTGGTTAACGTGGCTACGGAAGAAAGCGCAAAAGTAGTGGAGATGTTGTGCGCGTCGAAACAGCCTGTTGATGTGAAAGTGATCGCCGAGCTGTACGCAGTACGAATGATAGCAAGATGTGTTTTTGGGAAGCGTTGCACCGAAGAAAGTCACAACTTTCCCATCACGGAGAAACTGGCCAGCCAACCGGGTGGCATTGTTTGGGACGTATTTTCGACCGCTTTTCCTGGCGCAACATTTACCGCCACGCTGCGGAAACTGTTGGATCACTTTCAAAAACATCCCGCTCTTCTGGACGAGCTCGTTAGTTCATTTTTGACCGAACGGACCGCAGATGTGAACTTCTTGCAGCATTTAAAGCTTACGGAACAACGTGCGAAAGCGAACGAACGTATAGAGTTCGGTAATACAAGAGCGCTCATGCTCGAGTTAGTCCAAAATGTGTTCTTTGTAGCGTCGGGCACAATAATTGCTTGTCTGTTTGAGATGGGCCATAACGGAGGCATACAGAAAGGTCTGCATGAGACATTGAAACGATCGAATCCGTTTGCGGTCGATACACTGGAGAACGTGATCAGTG AAACGCTGCGGAAATATCCACCAGTGGGTGAGATATCGTTTGTTACCGGTGCCAATACTAGGCTACCGAGCGGGGAGTTGGTCGTGCCGAAAAATACGAGAGTGGTTGTACCGATCTACGCTCTCCAGCGTGATGCTGAGCACTATCCCGACCCGGAGCGATTCAACCCGGAGCGATCTATTTTCAGCTCGATCGAACAGTCCGTGCTCTATCGACCGCTCGGAGTCGAGCCGCTTCCTATTGGATCCAGCTTGGGGCTGCTGATGGTGCGTGTAGCGTTGAGCAACATATTGGGCAAGTGCGCTGTGAGGTTGACTCCCGAAAGCCCGGCCACTTTGAAGATATCGCCAAATCAAGCGATGCCCTACCCTAGCGGTCGGGTTGAGTTGCTGATAAGCCGTGCATCGTAA
- the LOC121590718 gene encoding neuroligin-4, X-linked-like, translating into MWFQRAPWLLLLALASARGQSADRPIIGTSSGQVQGTTEDCGIFCTYYSFKGIPYAEQPVGGLRFADPVPRAAWTGVRDASQHGSSCPTPDALPTEAEDCLYLNVYSPSLVGTRPVMVFVHGGAYVGGSGDDALYGARHFMPENVVIVTLNYRLGVLGFLGTGDRSASGNWAIKDCVEALRWVQRNIGAFGGDAGRVTIFGQSAGGALVHFLTLSPLAVGLFERAITHSGSALNSWSLQPNPRQQAERIAAELGIHTTDTATLVSALRQVPYRDLIKPDLPTLDKLMIPLEFGPVVEPADAPGQVALDRLPIELIESGSYRAVPLMAGFTDMDALLFSAVEMVTNPGIFDTFNNNPHLLVPFVWNIPAGSAASNAVSQAFRQYYWQGQPLSPALLAQFSVYLTDLQFAYPQLEMAKRHASRSPVYLYQFKYDGDLNLVKQFAGIPLPGAVHGDDLCYLFDTKQFGGGELPITSHAATVRQRMLRLWTNFARDGTPTPATDALLQGTLWRPLSPGMIDATLNIGHDLTMEVNPIASRYSQWLDLAERYANNIFRI; encoded by the exons ATGTGGTTCCAGCGTGCCCCATGGCTTTTGCTGCTGGCACTGGCCAGTGCCCGCGGCCAAAGTGCG GATCGTCCCATTATTGGCACCTCCAGCGGACAGGTACAGGGCACGACCGAAGATTGCGGCATATTCTGTACGTACTACTCCTTCAAGGGTATCCCGTACGCGGAGCAACCAGTCGGTGGCTTGCGCTTCGCCGATCCGGTACCACGGGCCGCCTGGACGGGTGTGCGCGATGCTAGCCAGCACGGAAGCAGTTGCCCGACGCCCGATGCACTACCGACCGAGGCAGAGGATTGCCTTTATCTCAACGTGTACAGCCCCTCGCTGGTGGGCACTCGGCCCGTGATGGTGTTCGTACACGGCGGCGCTTACGTTGGCGGCTCGGGCGATGACGCGCTGTACGGGGCGCGCCACTTTATGCCGGAAAATGTGGTCATTGTAACGCTCAACTATCGGCTCGGTGTGCTGGGATTCCTCGGTACGGGCGATCGGAGTGCATCGGGCAACTGGGCCATCAAGGATTGCGTTGAGGCGTTGCGCTGGGTACAGCGGAACATCGGTGCGTTCGGTGGCGATGCTGGCCGCGTAACCATCTTCGGCCAGTCGGCTGGCGGTGCGTTGGTACACTTCCTCACGCTGTCCCCGCTGGCGGTGGGATTGTTCGAGCGTGCCATCACCCACAGCGGATCGGCCCTTAACTCCTGGTCGCTGCAGCCAAACCCACGCCAGCAGGCGGAAAGGATAGCAGCCGAACTGGGCATTCACACAACCGACACGGCCACGCTGGTGTCGGCGCTGCGTCAGGTTCCGTACCGTGACCTGATCAAGCCCGATCTGCCCACACTGGATAAACTGATGATACCGTTGGAGTTCGGTCCCGTCGTCGAACCGGCCGATGCACCGGGCCAAGTTGCGCTCGATCGGCTGCCGATCGAACTGATCGAGAGTGGATCGTACCGGGCCGTACCGCTGATGGCGGGCTTTACCGATATGGATGCGCTGCTGTTTAGCGCCGTTGAGATGGTCACCAATCCGGGCATCTTCGATACGTTCAACAACAATCCGCACCTGCTCGTACCGTTCGTGTGGAACATTCCGGCGGGCAGTGCCGCGTCGAACGCGGTGAGCCAAGCCTTCCGGCAGTACTACTGGCAGGGTCAACCGTTAAGCCCGGCGCTGCTGGCTCAGTTCAGCGTGTATCTTACCGATCTTCAGTTCGCGTACCCGCAGCTTGAAATGGCCAAACGGCACGCCAGCCGGTCGCCCGTCTACCTGTACCAGTTTAAGTACGACGGTGACCTGAACTTGGTGAAACAGTTCGCTGGCATCCCGCTGCCGGGAGCAGTTCATGGAGACGACCTTTGCTATCTGTTCGATACGAAACAGTTTGGCGGAGGTGAGCTTCCGATCACTAGCCACGCTGCAACGGTGCGCCAACGTATGTTGCGATTGTGGACCAACTTTGCCAGAGATGG AACTCCTACTCCTGCAACTGACGCCCTCTTGCAGGGAACCTTGTGGAGACCGCTCAGTCCGGGGATGATCGATGCGACGCTAAACATAGGGCATGATCTCACCATGGAGGTGAACCCGATTGCAAGCCGCTACAGCCAGTGGCTAGATCTGGCAGAGCGGTATGCAAACAATATTTTCCGAATTTAG
- the LOC121590724 gene encoding cytochrome P450 6a2-like isoform X3: MTVWLLLVVVVATLLYYYVWRRYRYWRDRGIAELDPSFPLGDMKGVGTTRGFIDMLDEAYGRVRGKSAAVGVYFLISPILIVADLDLAKQILVKDFHLFHDRGMYVNERDDPLSGHLFSIGGERWRYLRNKLSPTFTSGKIKSMFVTIREIGDELLASFDKYIDCGDPIDIKLLCQCFTCDVVGSCAFGLQCNSLKNGGSKLLEIGDKVFKPPAWRNMLVFALISFKKLAKRLRLPVLPGEVTSFFMPLVTETVADRERNSIERPDFLNLLIQLKNKGTVEDETTEGLQKLTLDEVAAQAFVFFFAGFETSSTTLSFALFELANNPDIQQRVRTEVLEKLQLHDGKITYDALKEMTYLDQVINETLRMYPPVPQLIRVTTQPYQVEGANVTLEPDTMLMIPIYAIHHDASIYPDPERFDPDRFALAATHARHTHAFLPFGDGPRNCIGMRFGLLEVKFGIVQMVSKLRFTVSERMQMPLRMSKTASILEAEGGIWLNAAKL, translated from the exons ATGAcagtgtggttgttgttggtggtggtggtagcaaCGCTACTCTATTATTACGTATGGCGCCGCTACCGCTACTGGAGAGACAGAGGCATTGCCGAACTCGACCCATCCTTTCCGCTCGGCGACATGAAGGGTGTGGGAACGACGCGCGGCTTTATCGACATGCTCGATGAAGCGTACGGGCGAGTGCGGGGCAAATCGGCAGCAGTCGGGGTATACTTTCTCATCAGCCCGATACTGATCGTGGCCGATCTCGACCTCGCCAAGCAGATACTGGTGAAAGATTTTCACCTGTTCCACGATCGCGGCATGTACGTGAACGAGCGGGACGATCCCCTGTCCGGGCATCTGTTCTCGATCGGCGGCGAACGGTGGCGCTACCTGCGCAACAAGCTCAGCCCCACGTTCACGTCCGGCAAGATCAAATCAATGTTTGTTACGATACGTGAAATTGGAGACGAGCTGCTCGCTTCCTTCGACAAGTATATTGATTGCGGGGACCCGATCGATATCAAGTTACTGTGCCAGTGCTTTACCTGCGACGTGGTAGGCTCGTGCGCCTTTGGGCTGCAGTGCAACTCGCTCAAAAACGGAGGCTCCAAGCTGCTCGAGATCGGCGACAAG GTGTTTAAACCTCCCGCGTGGCGAAATATGCTGGTGTTTGCGCTCATCTCGTTTAAGAAGCTGGCGAAACGATTGCGCCTACCCGTGCTACCGGGCGAGGTGACGTCATTCTTTATGCCGCTTGTCACCGAGACGGTGGCGGATCGGGAACGGAACTCGATCGAACGGCCCGATTTTCTCAATCTGCTGATACAGCTCAAGAACAAAGGTACGGTGGAGGACGAAACAACGGAGGGACTGCAAAAGCTGACGCTCGACGAGGTGGCAGCGCAGGCGTTCGTGTTCTTCTTCGCCGGGTTCGAAACGTCCTCGACAACGCTCTCGTTCGCACTGTTCGAGTTGGCCAACAATCCCGACATTCAGCAGCGAGTGCGGACGGAGGTGCTGGAAAAGCTTCAACTCCACGACGGCAAGATAACGTACGACGCACTGAAAGAGATGACGTACCTCGATCAGGTCATCAATG AGACACTTCGTATGTATCCGCCAGTTCCGCAGCTGATACGCGTCACCACTCAACCGTACCAGGTGGAGGGAGCGAACGTAACGCTCGAGCCCGACACGATGCTGATGATACCGATCTACGCGATACATCACGATGCCAGCATCTACCCCGACCCGGAACGCTTCGATCCGGATCGGTTTGCACTGGCCGCGACGCACGCAAGGCACACTCACGCGTTCCTGCCGTTCGGCGATGGGCCGCGGAATTGCATCGGCATGCGCTTTGGGCTGCTGGAGGTGAAGTTTGGCATCGTGCAGATGGTGAGCAAGCTGCGGTTCACCGTCAGCGAGCGTATGCAGATGCCGCTCCGGATGTCAAAAACGGCCTCCATACTGGAGGCGGAAGGAGGCATTTGGCTTAACGCAGCGAAACTGTAA